A genomic window from Euleptes europaea isolate rEulEur1 chromosome 9, rEulEur1.hap1, whole genome shotgun sequence includes:
- the LOC130482321 gene encoding uncharacterized protein LOC130482321: protein MTFRQTTSDYTRSSTTSLRRKRSGLKHELTEEQKQEIREAFNLFDTDESGGIDVKELDVALQTLGFETKKGEVRKMVAEIGKDYHGIINCEDFLTLVIKKMSEKDNKEELLKAFKLFDTDGTGKISFKNLKRAFSELGEDIADEEIQEMIAEADRDGDGEINQQEFLRIMKKSNLY, encoded by the exons atgaccttCCGG CAGACAACATCTGATTATACAAGAAGTAGCACAACTTCTCTTCGGCGAAAGAGAAGTGGATTGAAACATGAACTGACTGAAGAGCAAAAGCAGGAGATCAGAGAAGCTTTCAATTTGTTTGATACAGATGAATCTGGAGGCATTGATGTGAAAGAACTGGAT GTTGCGTTGCAAACTCTTGGCTTTGAAACAAAGAAAGGAGAAGTTAGAAAAATGGTAGCAGAGATTGGCAAAGATTACCACGGCATCATAAATTGTGAAGACTTTTTGACCTTGGTTattaaaaaaatg AGTGAAAAGGATAACAAGGAAGAACTCTTGAAGGCTTTCAAATTATTTGACACTGATGGAACAGGcaaaatttcctttaaaaacctAAAGAGAGCTTTTAGTGAACTTGGAGAAGATATAGCTGATGAAGAAATTCAG GAAATGATAGCTGAAGCTGATCGTGATGGTGATGGAGAAATAAATCAGCAAGAATTCTTGAGAATTATGAAGAAGTCCAATTTATATTAA